A stretch of the Planktothricoides raciborskii GIHE-MW2 genome encodes the following:
- a CDS encoding GTPase: MSLFRKKASPEQEELINKLRGVLGEKEFKQFQRIFQDELAKPPKVAIIGKAGVGKSTTINSLFNLEEKVSHSDTGTTQDNQRVVRLPDGGKLAIIDMPGMGEDIELDRRYMEIYRRVLPQSDVVLYVLQANTRALEQDQKILRDIVQNVMGNLKGRLVIGLNQVDKMGPGSWNDKFNFPSPEQQDNIDRKCQDIQQKISRSLGIKVEQIEYYSAIKRFRLWFLLAAIIKSAGNVGWKFSLNPADPTELISNPEVREIFIDKLAQ, translated from the coding sequence ATGTCACTTTTTCGCAAAAAAGCATCTCCAGAACAAGAAGAATTGATTAATAAGTTGCGGGGAGTGTTAGGGGAAAAAGAATTTAAACAGTTTCAACGTATCTTTCAGGATGAATTAGCCAAACCTCCTAAAGTTGCCATTATTGGCAAGGCGGGAGTAGGTAAAAGTACCACGATTAATTCACTTTTTAACTTAGAAGAAAAAGTAAGTCATAGCGATACAGGAACAACCCAAGATAATCAAAGAGTTGTTAGGCTTCCTGATGGGGGTAAATTAGCAATTATTGATATGCCCGGTATGGGGGAAGATATTGAATTAGATCGACGATATATGGAAATATATCGCAGAGTATTACCTCAATCTGATGTAGTTCTATATGTTCTACAAGCCAATACTAGAGCCTTAGAACAAGATCAAAAAATTCTCAGAGATATTGTTCAAAATGTGATGGGTAATTTAAAAGGAAGATTAGTCATTGGACTAAATCAAGTGGATAAAATGGGTCCAGGTAGCTGGAATGACAAATTTAATTTTCCGTCTCCCGAACAACAAGACAATATAGATCGTAAGTGTCAGGATATTCAGCAAAAAATCAGTCGCAGCTTAGGTATTAAAGTTGAGCAAATTGAATATTATTCAGCTATTAAGCGATTTCGGCTTTGGTTTTTGTTAGCTGCAATTATTAAATCAGCAGGTAATGTCGGTTGGAAATTTTCCCTTAATCCGGCTGACCCCACAGAGCTTATTTCTAATCCAGAAGTAAGAGAAATTTTCATAGATAAATTAGCCCAATAA
- a CDS encoding GTPase codes for MRTLAVFGQAGSGKTSLCNSLFGLDWKTDPAIDCTKYIFQYEGNFVSSLNGNQLPKWKLHDTPGVGASEDIHQNRLQELLDTFHQVDVIVWVIQADTRALRVDQEAILDLTSNGQKIPESHLILAINQIDRVHPENWDEVNNIPSPEQQEIIPDKISLAHKRFSPYLPISIEHIIPCSTVKRYGLDRLVYTIHQPFL; via the coding sequence ATGAGAACGTTAGCAGTTTTTGGTCAAGCAGGGTCAGGAAAAACCAGTCTATGTAATAGTTTATTTGGACTCGATTGGAAAACAGATCCGGCTATAGATTGTACTAAATATATCTTTCAATATGAGGGAAATTTTGTTTCCTCCTTAAATGGGAATCAACTTCCCAAGTGGAAACTACATGATACTCCCGGAGTTGGCGCCAGCGAAGATATTCACCAAAATCGTTTACAAGAACTTCTTGACACATTTCATCAAGTAGATGTGATTGTTTGGGTTATTCAAGCTGATACTCGTGCGTTACGAGTCGATCAAGAAGCCATCCTAGATTTAACCAGTAACGGTCAAAAAATACCAGAATCTCATTTAATTTTGGCGATTAATCAAATTGACCGAGTACACCCAGAAAATTGGGATGAAGTTAATAATATTCCTTCCCCCGAACAACAGGAAATTATCCCCGACAAAATCAGTCTGGCTCATAAGCGATTTTCCCCTTATCTACCAATATCCATAGAACATATTATACCTTGTTCTACTGTTAAAAGATATGGTTTAGATCGGCTTGTATATACAATTCATCAACCATTTTTATAA
- the ileS gene encoding isoleucine--tRNA ligase: MTEAKTYKDTVNLPQTKFDMRANAVVREPEIQKFWADNQIYEQLSQNNPGPPFILHDGPPYANGNLHIGHALNKILKDIINRYQLLQGRKVRYVAGWDCHGLPIELKVLQAMKPEEREELTPLKLRQKAKKFALTTVKQQSKDFQRYGVWGDWENPYLSLLPEYEAAQIGVFGQMVLKGYIYRGRKPVHWSPSSQTALAEAELEYPEGHTSRSIYAAFPVTKLAPTVPEDWQQYLPNLSVAIWTTTPWTIPGNLAVSVNPDLNYALVETPEGKYWIVAAELVDRLCATLSTQLTVISTIKGQALEHCTYRHPLYDRESPVVIGGDYVTTESGTGLVHTAPGHGLEDYAVGLRYGLDIFAPVDGDGNFTEEAGQFAGLNVLDKGNEAVIAALKVAGSLLKEEPYVHKYPYDWRTKKPTIFRATEQWFASVEGFREEALKAIREVKWIPAQGENRITAMVSERSDWCISRQRAWGVPIPVFYEEETGEPLLNEETIAYVQAVIAQKGSDAWWLMATEALLPESYRNNGKKYRKGTDTMDVWFDSGSSWAAVAKQRPGLVYPVDMYLEGSDQHRGWFQSSLLTSVANNGVAPYKQVLTHGFVLDEQGRKMSKSIGNVVDPAIVINGGKNQKEEPAYGADVLRLWVSSVDYSSDVPLGKNILKQMADIYRKIRNTARFLIGNLHDFDPAKDAIAYDDLPELDRYMLHRMTEVFAEVTDAFETYQFFRFFQTVQNFCVVDLSNFYLDIAKDRLYISATDSYRRRSCQTVLAIALENLAKAIAPVLCHMAEDIWQNLPYSTPYKSVFQAGWVKVEDEWKHPEMSELWQKLRKVRGEVNQVMEEARKNKAIGSSLEAKVLLYVSDTELRENLAKMNPGMVAATDAATDAAMDAATDAATDAATDAATDAATDAAEPTPLNSEFSKASLNPEKIWKTILEVLSDYPDYAGKFFTEYQRVLVMVMLLAIASLALYITIAVINTLNEIFLAEGFFKSVGLGYLIWFGYRYLLKAATRKELSEFIRYWTEEILGKPSVKEIAPEPGLEISDSALEIAPEPATENTPEIPSLLKEKLLQRANRGSQKLEVRDEFPIQEAMLNPPTPVEETKNSPTFIPLGNGVDELRYLLIASQVELVDSAANFEQLEYKMIADNLAIAVVNADGEKCDRCWNYSPTVGQSSEDPTICDRCVAALAGEF, translated from the coding sequence GTGACAGAAGCTAAAACTTATAAAGATACCGTCAACTTGCCTCAGACCAAGTTTGACATGAGGGCAAATGCCGTAGTCCGAGAGCCAGAAATCCAGAAATTTTGGGCAGATAATCAGATATATGAACAACTGTCCCAAAATAATCCAGGGCCACCGTTTATTTTGCACGATGGCCCGCCCTACGCGAACGGCAATCTACATATTGGTCATGCTTTAAACAAGATTCTTAAAGATATTATTAACCGCTACCAACTATTGCAAGGGCGGAAAGTCCGCTATGTGGCGGGTTGGGACTGCCACGGTTTGCCGATTGAGTTAAAAGTCCTCCAAGCTATGAAGCCAGAGGAACGGGAAGAACTCACTCCGTTGAAGTTGCGGCAAAAAGCCAAGAAGTTTGCTTTGACTACGGTGAAACAACAGAGTAAGGATTTCCAACGCTATGGGGTTTGGGGCGATTGGGAAAATCCCTATTTGAGTTTGCTGCCGGAATATGAGGCGGCGCAAATTGGCGTTTTTGGCCAAATGGTGCTCAAGGGCTATATTTATCGCGGACGGAAACCCGTTCACTGGAGCCCTAGTTCCCAAACGGCTTTGGCAGAAGCGGAGTTAGAATATCCCGAAGGCCATACTTCTCGGAGTATTTATGCGGCTTTTCCGGTGACGAAGTTAGCGCCAACAGTGCCGGAAGATTGGCAGCAGTATTTACCTAATCTCTCGGTGGCCATTTGGACTACGACCCCTTGGACAATTCCGGGGAATTTGGCGGTCAGTGTTAACCCGGATTTGAATTATGCCCTGGTGGAAACTCCCGAAGGCAAGTATTGGATTGTGGCGGCAGAGTTGGTCGATCGCCTCTGTGCGACTTTATCCACCCAACTGACGGTGATTTCCACCATCAAGGGTCAAGCCTTAGAACATTGCACTTATCGTCATCCTTTATATGACCGGGAAAGTCCTGTAGTGATCGGTGGGGATTATGTGACCACGGAGTCGGGGACTGGTTTAGTGCATACTGCCCCCGGTCACGGTTTGGAAGACTACGCCGTGGGTTTGCGTTATGGCTTAGATATTTTTGCCCCGGTTGATGGAGATGGCAATTTTACCGAGGAAGCGGGACAATTTGCTGGGTTAAATGTGCTGGACAAAGGCAATGAGGCGGTAATTGCAGCCCTGAAAGTAGCCGGTTCGTTGCTGAAAGAGGAACCCTACGTTCACAAGTATCCTTATGATTGGCGCACGAAAAAACCCACGATTTTCCGGGCTACAGAACAATGGTTTGCTTCGGTGGAAGGTTTCCGGGAAGAGGCGTTAAAAGCTATTCGTGAGGTGAAGTGGATTCCCGCCCAAGGGGAAAACCGGATTACCGCAATGGTTTCGGAACGGTCTGACTGGTGTATTTCTCGCCAACGGGCTTGGGGGGTGCCGATTCCGGTATTTTATGAGGAAGAAACTGGCGAACCGCTATTAAATGAAGAGACGATCGCCTATGTGCAAGCGGTGATTGCCCAAAAAGGGTCGGATGCTTGGTGGCTGATGGCAACGGAAGCCCTGCTGCCGGAATCTTATCGCAATAATGGCAAAAAATACCGCAAGGGCACGGATACGATGGATGTCTGGTTTGATTCCGGTTCATCCTGGGCAGCAGTGGCGAAACAACGCCCGGGTTTAGTTTATCCCGTGGATATGTATTTGGAAGGGTCTGACCAGCATCGCGGTTGGTTCCAGTCCAGTTTGTTGACCAGTGTGGCAAATAATGGGGTTGCGCCCTATAAACAGGTGTTGACTCACGGTTTTGTGCTGGATGAACAAGGCCGCAAAATGAGTAAATCCATCGGGAATGTGGTTGACCCGGCGATCGTGATTAATGGGGGCAAAAACCAAAAAGAAGAACCCGCTTATGGGGCTGATGTGTTGCGTTTGTGGGTGTCGTCCGTAGACTATTCTTCTGATGTGCCTTTGGGGAAAAATATCCTCAAGCAAATGGCGGATATTTATCGCAAAATCCGCAATACTGCCCGCTTTTTAATCGGTAATCTCCATGATTTCGATCCGGCAAAAGATGCGATCGCTTATGATGATTTACCAGAGTTAGATCGGTATATGTTGCACCGCATGACGGAAGTGTTTGCGGAGGTGACAGATGCTTTTGAAACTTATCAGTTTTTCCGCTTTTTCCAAACGGTGCAGAATTTCTGCGTGGTAGATTTATCTAATTTTTATTTAGATATTGCCAAAGACCGACTATATATTAGTGCGACAGATAGTTATCGTCGTCGTAGTTGCCAAACGGTGTTGGCGATCGCCCTGGAAAATTTGGCTAAAGCGATCGCCCCTGTCCTCTGCCACATGGCAGAAGATATCTGGCAAAATCTGCCTTATTCTACCCCTTATAAGTCGGTATTCCAAGCGGGTTGGGTGAAGGTAGAAGATGAGTGGAAACATCCAGAAATGTCGGAACTTTGGCAAAAGCTGCGGAAGGTTCGCGGTGAAGTCAATCAAGTGATGGAAGAAGCCCGGAAAAATAAGGCGATCGGTTCTTCTTTGGAAGCTAAAGTTTTACTTTATGTTTCTGATACCGAATTGCGGGAAAATTTGGCCAAAATGAATCCGGGAATGGTGGCGGCAACGGATGCGGCAACGGATGCGGCAATGGATGCGGCAACGGATGCGGCAACGGATGCGGCAACGGATGCGGCAACGGATGCGGCAACGGATGCGGCAGAACCCACTCCGTTAAATTCGGAATTTTCCAAAGCGTCATTAAATCCAGAGAAAATCTGGAAAACTATCTTGGAAGTGTTATCAGATTATCCCGATTATGCGGGTAAATTCTTCACGGAATATCAACGAGTATTGGTGATGGTGATGCTATTGGCGATCGCCTCTTTAGCACTTTATATCACTATCGCGGTAATCAATACCCTGAATGAAATTTTCCTGGCGGAAGGATTCTTTAAATCTGTCGGTTTGGGTTATTTAATCTGGTTTGGCTATCGTTATTTACTTAAAGCGGCTACTCGGAAAGAATTATCTGAGTTTATTCGCTACTGGACAGAAGAAATTCTGGGCAAACCATCCGTCAAGGAAATTGCCCCAGAACCGGGATTAGAAATCAGCGATTCTGCCTTAGAAATAGCCCCAGAACCGGCCACAGAAAATACCCCAGAAATTCCTTCTTTACTCAAGGAAAAACTGCTACAACGGGCAAATCGTGGCAGTCAAAAGTTGGAAGTTCGCGATGAGTTTCCCATCCAAGAAGCGATGTTAAATCCACCCACCCCAGTTGAAGAAACGAAGAATTCGCCAACCTTTATTCCTTTGGGTAATGGGGTGGATGAATTGCGTTATCTGTTGATTGCTTCCCAAGTGGAATTAGTGGATTCTGCCGCTAATTTCGAGCAATTGGAGTATAAGATGATTGCTGATAATTTGGCGATCGCTGTGGTGAATGCCGACGGTGAAAAGTGCGATCGCTGTTGGAATTATTCCCCCACTGTTGGTCAGTCATCGGAAGATCCCACTATCTGCGATCGGTGTGTGGCTGCCCTAGCGGGTGAATTTTAA